The following coding sequences are from one Geoalkalibacter sp. window:
- a CDS encoding SLC13 family permease encodes MDPTQFDKPLKIDRRPMWVILAERTRRYQIIATLLILATLFFALEPPAELSREGYRALVLFGACTFLWVSGLLPLAVTSLLALAAIPLLGILGRRETYALFGNEAVFFILSAFILAAAMSGSGLSARLARAMLARFGKTPGSLALTVFLFSALLSFAMSEHAVAAMMFAMVAEIVRSLGLAPGRGSYGKLLFMSIAWGCVIGGIATFLGGARAPLAVGMLREATGLEFTFVEWTAAALPIVVPLLLVGYLLLRRLFPVDIASVEQGQAFLKQRRLDMGRMNHRELIVALVMTTTILCWIFLGRSLGLANIAIVAVGVLFAFRVVSWKQIEEYVNWGVILMYGGAIALATALERSGAAKFLADFGLSGLAESPLLVVAVVALLSLFLTECISNAAVIAMLMPIAISLQGSLGIDPRLMTLVIALPAGLAFCLPMGTPANAIVFASGHLKMREMVLPGLLIQVVALVLFLLTARFVWPLMGFVLP; translated from the coding sequence ATGGATCCGACCCAATTCGACAAACCCCTCAAGATCGATCGGCGCCCCATGTGGGTGATCCTTGCCGAGCGCACCCGGCGCTATCAGATCATCGCCACCTTGCTGATTCTCGCCACGCTGTTCTTCGCCCTGGAGCCGCCGGCGGAACTCTCCCGCGAAGGTTATCGCGCCCTGGTGCTGTTCGGCGCCTGCACCTTTCTCTGGGTCAGTGGGCTTTTGCCCCTGGCGGTGACCTCGCTGCTGGCCCTGGCGGCCATCCCCCTGCTGGGGATTCTCGGGCGGCGAGAAACCTATGCCCTGTTCGGCAACGAGGCGGTGTTCTTCATCCTCAGCGCCTTTATCCTCGCCGCCGCCATGAGCGGTTCGGGGCTTTCGGCGCGGCTGGCCCGCGCCATGCTCGCGCGTTTCGGCAAGACGCCGGGCAGTCTGGCGCTGACGGTTTTTCTGTTTTCGGCGCTGCTCTCCTTTGCCATGAGCGAGCACGCCGTGGCGGCCATGATGTTCGCCATGGTCGCCGAGATCGTGCGCAGCCTGGGGCTTGCGCCCGGGCGCGGCAGCTACGGCAAGCTGCTGTTCATGAGCATCGCCTGGGGCTGCGTCATCGGCGGCATCGCCACCTTTCTCGGCGGCGCCCGCGCGCCCCTGGCGGTGGGCATGCTGCGCGAGGCGACGGGGCTTGAATTTACCTTCGTCGAGTGGACGGCGGCCGCCCTGCCCATTGTCGTGCCGCTGCTCCTCGTCGGTTATCTGCTGCTGCGGCGCCTGTTTCCCGTCGACATCGCTTCCGTGGAACAGGGGCAGGCCTTTCTCAAGCAGCGCCGCCTCGACATGGGGCGCATGAACCATCGCGAACTGATCGTGGCCCTGGTCATGACGACGACCATCCTCTGCTGGATTTTTCTCGGCCGCTCCCTGGGCCTGGCCAACATCGCCATCGTCGCGGTGGGAGTGCTCTTCGCCTTTCGCGTGGTGAGTTGGAAGCAGATCGAGGAGTACGTCAACTGGGGCGTGATTCTCATGTACGGAGGCGCTATCGCCCTGGCCACGGCCCTGGAGCGCAGCGGCGCCGCCAAATTTCTCGCCGATTTCGGGCTGTCGGGCTTGGCCGAATCGCCGCTGCTGGTGGTGGCGGTGGTCGCCCTTTTGTCCCTGTTCCTGACCGAGTGCATCAGCAACGCCGCGGTCATCGCCATGCTCATGCCCATCGCCATCAGCCTGCAAGGCAGTCTGGGGATCGATCCGCGCCTCATGACCCTGGTCATCGCCCTGCCGGCGGGACTGGCCTTCTGCTTGCCCATGGGCACCCCGGCCAACGCCATCGTATTCGCCTCGGGCCATCTCAAGATGCGTGAAATGGTGCTGCCCGGCCTGCTGATTCAGGTTGTGGCGCTGGTGCTGTTTCTGCTGACCGCGCGCTTTGTCTGGCCGCTCATGGGCTTTGTGCTGCCCTGA
- a CDS encoding lysophospholipid acyltransferase family protein: MDPNTLTADSYQTDGQAASPLYRRFPSFFYYTRMAGIVWRASGAARRGVYDDERWGLDSWRIIQALERVGVRFAIEGREHLRQVAGPCVVVGNHMSTLETFVLPCLLLPFGRATFVVKRSLVDYPVFRHVMRSRQPVVVERVNPRDDFKAVMEQGGERLAQGLSVVVFPQTTRTTTFDPEEFNTIGVKLAKRAGVPILPVALKTDAWGNGRLLKDFGPIDPRKTVHLAFGPPLEVHGNGQAEQAAIIDFIQTKLTGWARE; this comes from the coding sequence GTGGATCCAAACACCCTGACCGCCGATTCCTACCAGACCGATGGGCAAGCGGCCTCACCGCTGTATCGTCGTTTCCCGAGTTTTTTTTACTACACCCGCATGGCCGGCATCGTCTGGCGGGCGAGCGGCGCCGCCCGGCGCGGGGTTTATGATGATGAACGCTGGGGGCTCGACAGCTGGCGCATCATCCAGGCCCTGGAGCGCGTCGGCGTGAGGTTTGCCATCGAGGGCCGCGAGCATCTGCGGCAGGTGGCGGGGCCTTGCGTGGTGGTCGGCAACCACATGAGCACCCTGGAAACCTTCGTGCTGCCCTGTCTGCTGCTGCCCTTCGGCCGGGCGACCTTTGTCGTCAAGCGCAGCCTGGTGGATTATCCGGTGTTTCGCCATGTCATGCGCAGCCGACAGCCGGTCGTCGTCGAGCGGGTCAATCCCCGCGACGATTTCAAGGCCGTGATGGAGCAGGGCGGAGAGCGTCTCGCCCAAGGCCTCTCGGTGGTGGTGTTCCCCCAGACCACCCGCACCACGACCTTCGACCCCGAGGAATTCAACACCATCGGCGTCAAGCTCGCCAAGCGCGCCGGCGTGCCGATTCTTCCCGTCGCCCTCAAGACCGATGCCTGGGGCAATGGCCGACTGCTCAAGGATTTCGGCCCCATCGATCCGCGCAAGACCGTTCATCTGGCTTTTGGTCCTCCCCTGGAGGTGCATGGCAACGGTCAGGCCGAGCAGGCCGCCATCATCGATTTCATTCAGACGAAGCTCACCGGCTGGGCACGGGAATGA
- a CDS encoding formate/nitrite transporter family protein — translation MRQAPCPLPEKTVEKRFLTPAETTCLIAENGKRVLNQSLSRTLMLSLLAGFYIAFGSQLATIVTHDSAAVIGDGLTRIVAGSVFSLGLMLVVICGAELFTGNSLLTKAALHGHIGWGSIARNWILVLFGNLVGSLFFAWLMFHSQLWENGQIAERALAIARTKAELPFFAALIRGILCNWLVCLAVFMATAARDVTGKMLACYMPIMAFVASGFEHSIANMYFIPTGLMLAGVPGLETPGLSWGGFWANLVPVTLGNILGGVIFVGFAYWYIHLRGTKTS, via the coding sequence ATGCGTCAAGCACCCTGCCCCCTGCCGGAAAAAACCGTGGAAAAGCGTTTTCTCACTCCGGCCGAAACCACCTGCCTCATCGCCGAAAACGGCAAGCGGGTGCTCAACCAGTCCCTGTCGCGCACCCTGATGCTGAGCCTGCTGGCCGGCTTCTATATCGCCTTTGGTTCGCAGTTGGCGACCATCGTCACCCATGACAGCGCCGCCGTCATCGGCGACGGCCTCACGCGCATCGTGGCGGGCAGCGTCTTTTCCCTGGGGTTGATGCTGGTGGTGATCTGCGGCGCGGAGCTCTTCACAGGCAATTCGCTGCTCACCAAGGCGGCGCTGCACGGGCATATCGGCTGGGGCAGCATCGCGCGCAACTGGATCCTCGTGCTGTTCGGCAACCTCGTCGGCTCGTTGTTCTTTGCCTGGCTGATGTTTCATTCGCAGCTCTGGGAGAACGGTCAGATCGCCGAGCGCGCCCTCGCCATCGCCCGCACCAAGGCCGAGCTGCCTTTTTTCGCGGCTTTGATTCGCGGAATTTTGTGCAACTGGCTGGTGTGCCTGGCGGTGTTCATGGCCACGGCGGCGCGCGACGTCACGGGCAAGATGCTCGCCTGCTACATGCCGATCATGGCCTTTGTGGCGAGCGGCTTCGAGCACTCCATCGCCAACATGTATTTCATTCCCACCGGCCTGATGCTGGCCGGGGTTCCCGGCCTGGAAACGCCCGGTCTCTCCTGGGGGGGATTCTGGGCCAACCTGGTGCCCGTGACCCTCGGCAACATCCTCGGCGGGGTGATCTTCGTCGGCTTTGCCTACTGGTACATCCACCTGCGCGGCACAAAAACCTCCTGA
- a CDS encoding YhcB family protein translates to MQNWILIVTIALLVGAVGFFLGVIMGGRSRRVKALEGELEARKKELAEYRSEVTRHFDKAGALFATLTGSYRNLYHHLAQGCERLADTPFSKQFPGAPMVLEGGEARVNEALVEAAPADSVEYPDPEEVPADEGGEPSAASAAEQPPKPQAIH, encoded by the coding sequence ATGCAGAACTGGATTTTGATTGTCACCATCGCCCTGCTGGTGGGCGCGGTCGGATTTTTCCTGGGAGTCATCATGGGGGGGCGTTCCCGCCGCGTCAAGGCGCTGGAGGGGGAACTCGAGGCGCGCAAAAAAGAACTCGCCGAATACCGCTCCGAGGTGACGCGCCATTTCGACAAGGCCGGCGCCCTTTTTGCGACCCTGACCGGCTCCTATCGCAATCTCTATCATCACCTGGCGCAAGGCTGCGAGCGTCTCGCCGATACGCCCTTCAGCAAGCAGTTTCCCGGCGCGCCCATGGTTCTTGAAGGCGGCGAGGCGCGCGTGAACGAAGCGCTTGTCGAGGCGGCGCCCGCCGATTCGGTTGAGTACCCAGACCCTGAGGAAGTTCCGGCGGACGAGGGAGGCGAGCCGAGCGCCGCTTCCGCCGCGGAGCAGCCGCCCAAGCCGCAGGCCATCCACTGA
- a CDS encoding MFS transporter, whose product MRHPPFRLPFHYGWVIVVTGILTLFACLGLARFAFGMLLPAMGAGLGLGYDQMGYISTGNFAGYLLSVALAPLLIRLLRPRLLIVCGLLLIALCMLAIGRGQSFLAVAILYFFVGMGSGFANIPVMVLVSHWFRRERRGRAAGLMVMGSALGIVFSGFLIPRLNLALGAEGWRAGWLVLGLIALGAALIAAVLVRNDPAALGLEPEGPKTELPPAALVPKNPPGAGRILLRLGLLYLLFGATYMIYGTFIVTTLVVEQGFAEARAGLFWSWVGGFGLFSGVVFGTLSDRIGRKGGLMLVFAIQTAAYLLAGSNLGTAALLLSVVLYGLVAFAVPTIMAAAVGDYLGLSRAAAAFSTITVFFAVGQTLGPGAAGLLAESLGTFRVSYLVAATLTGAAVLLASRLPSPREDRG is encoded by the coding sequence ATGCGGCATCCGCCATTTCGCCTGCCTTTTCACTATGGTTGGGTCATCGTCGTCACCGGCATCCTCACCCTGTTCGCCTGCCTGGGCCTGGCGCGCTTCGCCTTCGGCATGCTGCTGCCGGCCATGGGCGCGGGCCTCGGCCTGGGCTACGATCAAATGGGCTACATCAGCACCGGCAATTTCGCCGGCTACCTGCTCTCCGTCGCCTTGGCGCCGCTGCTGATCCGCCTGCTGCGCCCGCGCCTGCTCATCGTCTGCGGCCTGCTGCTCATCGCCCTGTGCATGCTCGCCATTGGGCGCGGCCAGAGCTTTCTCGCCGTGGCGATCCTGTATTTTTTCGTCGGCATGGGCAGCGGCTTTGCCAACATTCCGGTCATGGTGCTGGTGTCCCACTGGTTTCGCCGCGAGCGCCGCGGCCGGGCCGCCGGGTTGATGGTCATGGGCAGCGCGCTGGGCATTGTTTTTTCAGGCTTTCTTATTCCCCGCCTCAACCTGGCCCTGGGCGCCGAGGGTTGGCGCGCGGGCTGGCTGGTGCTGGGGCTGATCGCCCTGGGGGCTGCCCTGATCGCCGCGGTGCTGGTGCGCAATGATCCGGCCGCCCTGGGTCTGGAGCCGGAAGGGCCCAAGACCGAGTTGCCGCCCGCGGCGCTGGTGCCGAAAAATCCGCCGGGGGCGGGCCGCATCCTGTTGCGGCTGGGCCTGCTTTACCTGCTGTTCGGCGCCACCTACATGATCTACGGCACCTTCATCGTCACCACCCTGGTGGTCGAGCAGGGTTTCGCCGAAGCCCGCGCCGGATTGTTCTGGTCCTGGGTGGGCGGCTTCGGCCTGTTCTCGGGCGTGGTGTTTGGCACCCTCTCCGACCGCATCGGCCGCAAGGGCGGGCTGATGCTGGTGTTTGCCATCCAGACCGCCGCCTATCTGCTGGCCGGCTCGAACCTGGGGACGGCCGCCCTGCTGCTCTCCGTGGTGCTCTACGGCCTGGTGGCCTTTGCCGTTCCCACCATCATGGCGGCGGCGGTCGGCGACTATCTCGGCCTGTCGCGGGCGGCCGCAGCCTTCTCGACCATTACCGTCTTCTTCGCCGTCGGCCAGACCCTGGGGCCGGGCGCCGCGGGACTGCTCGCCGAATCCCTGGGCACTTTTCGCGTTTCCTATCTGGTCGCGGCCACTCTCACGGGCGCGGCGGTCCTGCTCGCATCCCGCCTGCCCTCCCCCCGGGAAGACCGCGGCTGA
- a CDS encoding DUF4198 domain-containing protein: MLKPVYKATLGMLALLGLAAPAAAHFGAIIPEPAILSQNMDPQVHLEVKFLHPMEMHYMEMDKPRAFGVLHDGVKTDLLESLTAAKGKSADQEEEFTFWKFSYPIKRPGDYTFFVEPAPYWEPAEDLFIVHYTKVCVHALGLEEGWDEPLGLETEIIPLSRPYGLWTGNLFSGRVLLKGKPVPFAEVEVEYLNESPGNPAPVVAPADPFITQVIKADADGVFHYAMPRAGWWGFSALSEADWTIEREGEAKKVEIGAVFWVQTRDMR; this comes from the coding sequence ATGCTCAAACCCGTCTACAAAGCCACGCTCGGCATGCTCGCCCTGCTGGGCCTGGCCGCTCCGGCCGCGGCGCACTTCGGCGCCATCATCCCCGAACCGGCGATCCTCTCTCAAAACATGGATCCGCAGGTCCATCTCGAGGTCAAGTTCCTGCATCCGATGGAAATGCATTACATGGAGATGGACAAGCCGCGCGCCTTCGGGGTCCTGCACGATGGCGTCAAGACCGATCTGCTGGAGAGCCTCACCGCCGCCAAGGGCAAGAGCGCCGACCAGGAGGAGGAGTTCACTTTCTGGAAATTCAGCTACCCGATCAAGCGCCCCGGCGACTACACCTTTTTCGTTGAACCCGCCCCTTACTGGGAACCGGCCGAGGATCTCTTCATCGTCCATTACACCAAGGTCTGCGTGCATGCCCTGGGTCTGGAGGAAGGCTGGGACGAGCCCTTGGGGTTGGAAACCGAGATCATTCCCCTAAGCCGCCCCTACGGCCTGTGGACCGGCAACCTGTTCTCCGGCCGGGTGCTGCTCAAGGGCAAGCCGGTGCCCTTTGCCGAGGTGGAGGTGGAATATCTCAACGAGTCCCCCGGCAACCCCGCCCCGGTCGTCGCCCCCGCCGATCCCTTCATCACCCAGGTAATCAAGGCCGACGCCGACGGCGTGTTCCATTACGCCATGCCGCGCGCCGGTTGGTGGGGCTTTTCCGCCCTGAGCGAAGCCGATTGGACCATCGAGCGCGAAGGCGAGGCCAAGAAGGTGGAGATCGGTGCGGTGTTCTGGGTGCAGACCCGCGACATGCGCTGA
- a CDS encoding carboxypeptidase regulatory-like domain-containing protein, which produces MTQRFPTALLLIFALLLPSAPAWAHKVNIFAYVEGKTVYTESYFSAGKPVREGRVQVFDSNREPLLDGRTDEEGRFSFPVPKIDDLTIVIEVGMGHKNSFQLKKSALGDD; this is translated from the coding sequence ATGACCCAGCGCTTCCCGACCGCCTTGTTGCTGATCTTCGCTCTCCTCTTGCCCTCGGCCCCGGCTTGGGCACACAAAGTGAATATCTTTGCCTACGTCGAGGGCAAGACCGTGTACACCGAAAGCTATTTTTCGGCGGGTAAACCGGTGCGGGAGGGGCGCGTCCAGGTCTTCGACAGCAACCGCGAACCCTTGCTGGACGGCCGGACCGACGAGGAGGGTCGTTTTAGCTTCCCCGTACCCAAAATCGACGATCTGACCATCGTCATCGAGGTCGGCATGGGTCACAAAAATTCGTTCCAGCTGAAAAAATCCGCCTTGGGTGACGACTGA
- the cbiM gene encoding cobalt transporter CbiM translates to MHISDGVLPVGVALAGGAASLAVAAWSARRIRGEDLPKVAVVTASFFVASLLHVPLGPTSVHLLIPGLVGVLLGSASFLAIALGLLLQSLLFQFGGLTALGANALMMGLPALACGWLFQRLQGQGRKRRMLVGGLAGGLGTVFSALILALLLSLGGEDFFGVARLALLAHVPVVGIEGLVSAFTVSFLCKVKPELLQSAQAVWQREH, encoded by the coding sequence ATGCATATTTCCGATGGAGTTCTGCCGGTCGGCGTGGCCCTCGCAGGCGGCGCGGCGAGCCTGGCCGTCGCCGCGTGGAGCGCGCGACGCATCCGCGGTGAGGATCTGCCCAAGGTGGCGGTGGTCACCGCGTCGTTTTTCGTCGCCTCCCTGCTGCACGTGCCCCTCGGGCCGACCAGCGTGCATCTGCTCATCCCCGGCCTGGTCGGGGTGCTGCTCGGCTCGGCGAGCTTTCTCGCCATCGCCCTGGGTCTGCTGCTGCAAAGCCTGCTCTTTCAATTCGGCGGGCTCACCGCCCTGGGCGCCAACGCCTTGATGATGGGCCTTCCCGCCCTGGCCTGCGGCTGGCTGTTCCAGCGCTTGCAGGGCCAGGGACGCAAGCGCCGCATGCTGGTCGGCGGGCTGGCGGGGGGACTGGGCACGGTCTTTTCCGCCCTGATTCTCGCGCTGCTGCTGTCTCTGGGCGGCGAGGACTTTTTCGGCGTGGCGCGCCTGGCGCTGCTCGCCCACGTGCCGGTGGTCGGCATCGAAGGTCTGGTCAGCGCCTTCACCGTGTCCTTTCTGTGCAAGGTCAAGCCGGAACTGCTGCAATCGGCCCAGGCCGTTTGGCAACGGGAGCACTGA
- the cbiQ gene encoding cobalt ECF transporter T component CbiQ translates to MAAPGDLIELTPGLLPVLLLSLATLFALLVWGRRRAALQQRESSPEQDWSVPLVDAVGQGTSLFHRWDTRFKLASLLLLAFFMVATRSLAAALLALGLAVTALAAARIPWRNALRRLLAMAGFLSMFVVILPLTAVTRPGDTLLVFPEIAALPLNLRGLELALTICAKACAVALLMEPLLATAPLSTTLQGLTRLGVPSKVGQMILLAHRYIFVFLEETRRMAVGMNVRGFRKRTHLDTLRVMGNFLGMLFIRSFERTHRVFDAMQARGYAGEFPGHAEFRAAPNDWLKGALCILLGVALLVFDRLWLLA, encoded by the coding sequence ATGGCGGCGCCGGGCGACCTCATCGAACTTACGCCGGGCCTGCTGCCGGTTTTGCTGCTGAGTTTGGCGACGCTTTTCGCCCTGCTGGTTTGGGGGCGCCGGCGCGCGGCGCTGCAACAGCGCGAAAGCTCGCCGGAGCAGGATTGGTCGGTGCCCCTCGTCGATGCCGTCGGCCAGGGCACCTCCCTGTTTCATCGCTGGGACACACGTTTCAAGCTGGCGAGCCTGCTCCTGCTGGCTTTCTTCATGGTCGCCACCCGCTCCCTGGCGGCGGCGCTCCTCGCCCTGGGCCTGGCCGTCACCGCCCTGGCGGCGGCGCGCATCCCCTGGCGCAACGCCCTGCGCCGCCTGCTCGCCATGGCCGGATTTCTCTCCATGTTCGTCGTGATTCTACCCCTCACGGCCGTCACGCGGCCCGGCGACACCCTGCTGGTCTTTCCCGAGATCGCCGCCCTGCCCCTCAACCTGCGCGGCCTGGAGCTGGCCCTGACCATCTGCGCCAAGGCCTGCGCCGTCGCCCTGCTCATGGAGCCGCTGCTCGCCACCGCGCCCCTCTCCACCACCCTGCAGGGGCTCACGCGGCTTGGCGTGCCGAGCAAGGTCGGGCAGATGATTCTGCTCGCGCACCGCTACATCTTCGTCTTTTTGGAGGAAACCCGGCGCATGGCCGTCGGCATGAACGTGCGCGGCTTTCGCAAGCGCACCCATCTTGACACCTTGCGCGTCATGGGCAATTTTCTCGGCATGCTCTTCATCCGCAGCTTCGAGCGCACCCACCGCGTCTTCGACGCCATGCAGGCACGCGGCTACGCCGGGGAATTTCCCGGCCACGCCGAGTTTCGCGCGGCGCCAAACGACTGGCTGAAAGGGGCGCTGTGCATCCTGCTCGGCGTGGCCCTGCTCGTTTTCGATCGCCTGTGGCTGCTCGCCTGA
- a CDS encoding ABC transporter ATP-binding protein, translating to MHQTRRLPPMPYSGEALFEIRGLGFHYPNGRQALHDIDLCIRPGERIALVGQNGSGKSTLVRHLNGLLAVQQGRLNYKGRPLIDEHLRRARLEIGLLFQDPDDQLFCHSLYEDVAFGPLNQGLPAQEVAPLVKAALAQVGLESLLYKPSHHLSYGQKKRAALATLLAMQPEVLILDEPTANLDSAQEHLLLELLRGFAGTLICITHDLLFAYELCRRAVVLDRGRIHHDFSMRELVSHRPSLREHGLDFSFRLHAAHTSDDPLPAAEAAVLIPPPPPAPPVADPGVTPLVELRDYHFAYPDGTRALGGVDFSLRPGESVAIVGENGAGKTTLLSCLMGIRQGRGEHLFAGRPLDKKRRRELWRRVGMVFQDPADQLFCASCAEEVAFGPRQMGLPAAEIERRVGAALARVRLEGYEERVPLHLSGGERKRLAIATVLSMEPDILILDEPTAGLDPQGEELLLDILRALPQTRILVSHDPYLVGELTQRTLVMHQGRVLQDYSTAEFLADQNHKTLNALALTYKAACCREIRELQHRHEHSHPHRHLHEHPHRHGELVHSHPHEHEHEHSHGYTHVHHAHSEAHCHAPRPRYHDHGHEDHEQEPHEHEHGDAGANPNQ from the coding sequence ATGCACCAGACCCGGCGCCTGCCCCCCATGCCCTACAGCGGCGAGGCTCTCTTCGAGATCCGCGGGCTGGGCTTTCACTATCCCAACGGCCGTCAGGCCCTGCACGATATCGATTTGTGCATCCGCCCCGGCGAGCGCATCGCCCTGGTGGGGCAGAACGGGTCGGGCAAATCGACCCTGGTGCGCCACCTCAACGGCCTGCTCGCCGTGCAGCAGGGCCGCCTCAACTACAAAGGCCGGCCCCTCATCGACGAGCATCTGCGCCGCGCGCGTCTGGAGATCGGCTTGCTCTTTCAGGATCCCGACGACCAGCTGTTCTGCCACAGCCTCTACGAGGATGTGGCCTTCGGGCCCCTCAACCAGGGACTGCCCGCTCAGGAGGTCGCGCCCCTGGTGAAAGCGGCACTTGCCCAGGTGGGTCTGGAATCGCTGCTGTACAAACCCTCCCACCACCTGAGCTACGGCCAGAAGAAGCGCGCCGCCCTGGCCACCCTGCTCGCCATGCAACCCGAGGTGCTGATTCTCGACGAACCCACCGCCAATCTCGACTCGGCCCAGGAACATCTGCTCCTCGAACTGCTGCGCGGCTTTGCGGGGACGCTCATCTGCATCACCCACGATCTACTCTTTGCCTATGAGCTCTGCCGCCGCGCGGTGGTTCTCGATCGCGGCCGCATCCATCACGATTTCAGCATGCGCGAGCTGGTGTCGCACCGCCCGTCCCTGCGCGAGCACGGCCTGGATTTTTCATTTCGTCTCCACGCCGCGCACACCTCCGACGATCCCCTGCCCGCCGCCGAGGCCGCGGTGCTCATCCCGCCCCCGCCTCCGGCGCCGCCCGTTGCCGATCCTGGCGTCACACCCCTGGTGGAGCTGCGCGACTATCATTTCGCCTATCCCGACGGCACCCGCGCCCTCGGCGGCGTCGATTTCAGCCTGCGCCCCGGCGAGAGTGTCGCCATCGTCGGCGAAAACGGCGCCGGCAAGACTACCCTGCTCTCCTGCCTCATGGGCATCCGCCAGGGTCGCGGCGAACACCTCTTCGCCGGACGGCCCCTCGACAAGAAACGCCGTCGCGAATTGTGGCGACGGGTGGGCATGGTTTTTCAGGATCCGGCCGATCAGCTGTTCTGCGCCAGCTGCGCCGAGGAGGTGGCCTTCGGCCCGCGCCAGATGGGCCTGCCCGCCGCCGAGATCGAGCGGCGCGTCGGCGCGGCCCTGGCGCGAGTGCGCCTCGAAGGCTACGAGGAGCGCGTGCCCCTGCATCTCTCGGGCGGCGAGCGCAAGCGTCTGGCCATCGCCACGGTGCTGAGCATGGAGCCCGACATCCTGATTCTCGACGAACCGACGGCGGGCCTTGATCCCCAGGGCGAGGAGCTGCTGCTCGACATTCTGCGAGCCCTGCCCCAGACCCGCATTCTGGTCAGCCACGATCCCTACCTGGTGGGCGAACTGACCCAGCGTACCCTGGTCATGCACCAGGGCCGCGTTCTCCAAGACTATTCAACGGCCGAATTTCTCGCCGACCAGAACCACAAGACCCTCAACGCCCTGGCACTCACCTACAAGGCCGCCTGCTGCCGCGAAATCCGCGAACTCCAGCACCGCCACGAGCACAGCCACCCCCACCGCCACCTGCACGAGCACCCCCACCGCCACGGCGAGTTGGTGCACAGCCATCCCCACGAGCACGAGCACGAGCATTCCCACGGCTACACCCACGTCCACCACGCCCATTCCGAGGCCCACTGCCATGCGCCGCGTCCGCGTTATCACGACCACGGCCATGAGGACCACGAGCAGGAGCCCCATGAACACGAGCACGGCGACGCCGGAGCGAACCCTAATCAGTAA
- a CDS encoding PepSY-associated TM helix domain-containing protein — translation MGLRRVSHALHRDIGYLCVGLTLIYALSGIAVNHAADWNPNYKVVRDRAQIAPSAFRGVLDEARVLELLRALGEPPTYQNLFQPDPENLWVFVEGRVIQFHLPSGAVEYERAAPRVFWHAVNFLHLNHPKKAWTWIADLYAVGLILLALTGLLLLPRGRMRRRCLLLTLAGLLLPLLPLLIYY, via the coding sequence ATGGGCCTGCGCCGCGTCAGTCATGCCCTGCATCGCGACATCGGCTATCTGTGCGTCGGGCTCACCCTCATCTATGCCCTCTCGGGGATCGCCGTCAATCATGCGGCTGACTGGAATCCCAATTACAAGGTGGTGCGCGACAGGGCCCAAATCGCGCCGAGCGCGTTTCGCGGGGTGCTCGATGAGGCCAGAGTGCTGGAGCTGCTGCGCGCCCTCGGCGAGCCGCCCACCTACCAGAACCTGTTTCAGCCCGACCCCGAAAACCTCTGGGTGTTCGTCGAGGGGCGGGTGATTCAGTTCCATCTGCCGAGCGGCGCCGTGGAATACGAACGGGCCGCGCCGCGCGTCTTCTGGCATGCCGTGAACTTTCTTCACCTCAACCATCCCAAGAAAGCCTGGACCTGGATCGCCGACCTCTACGCCGTCGGCCTGATCCTGCTCGCCCTCACCGGGCTGCTGCTCCTGCCGCGCGGCCGCATGCGCCGCCGCTGCCTGCTCCTGACGCTGGCAGGCCTGCTGCTGCCGCTTCTTCCTCTGCTGATTTATTACTGA
- a CDS encoding DUF4920 domain-containing protein, with translation MKKLFVAASGLLLILTLLAAPLFAKNFGAPLTLTETTSVSAILADPDSYVGKTLQIKGLVVEVCAKRGCWINIAGEKPFEKLHVKVDDGVVVFPLTARGKTATVEGVWEKIVRQNEFGFTRTKPNLDKAVDPASVSTAEVFYQLRGLGAVIEGL, from the coding sequence GTCGCCGCATCCGGCCTGCTGCTGATCCTGACCCTTCTGGCCGCGCCGCTTTTCGCCAAGAACTTCGGCGCGCCCCTGACGCTCACGGAAACCACCTCGGTTTCGGCGATCCTGGCCGACCCGGACAGCTATGTGGGCAAGACCCTTCAGATCAAGGGGCTGGTGGTGGAGGTGTGCGCCAAGCGCGGCTGCTGGATCAACATCGCCGGGGAGAAGCCCTTTGAAAAGCTGCACGTCAAGGTTGATGACGGCGTGGTGGTGTTTCCCCTGACGGCGCGCGGCAAGACGGCCACCGTCGAGGGCGTATGGGAGAAGATCGTGCGGCAGAACGAATTCGGTTTCACGCGCACCAAGCCCAATCTCGACAAGGCGGTTGATCCGGCGAGCGTCTCCACGGCGGAAGTTTTCTACCAGCTGCGCGGGCTGGGCGCCGTGATCGAGGGCCTGTAG